The following proteins are encoded in a genomic region of Thermothielavioides terrestris NRRL 8126 chromosome 5, complete sequence:
- a CDS encoding glycoside hydrolase family 79 protein (CAZy_ID 270204), with the protein MSTCQSQHEVHVGGGSGSGLRFTRPLIYSLSRPPPSAVSQPGTHRAAICELTRSNPAAAWTDGAVIKCMTALSVDETEVAKVTVAGQSFRNGEEVGDLVVERLGPAEPVTVQDSEAVPVMLDDE; encoded by the exons cggcggcagcggcagcggcctgcGGTTCACCCGCCCCCTCATATATTCGCtcagccggccgccgccatcggccGTGTCGCAACCTGGAACCCATCGAGCCGCAATTTGCGAGCTCACTCGTTCCaacccggcggccgcctggaCCGA TGGCGCTGTCATCAAGTGCATGACGGCGCTGTCGGTCGACGAGACGGAGGTGGCCAAGGTGACGGTGGCGGGACAGTCCTTTAGgaacggcgaggaggtcggGGACCTCGTGGTCGAGCGGCTAGGGCCAGCGGAGCCCGTGACGGTGCAAGACAGCGAGGCGGTTCCTGTCATGCTCGACGACGAGTAA